The following are from one region of the Vitis riparia cultivar Riparia Gloire de Montpellier isolate 1030 chromosome 14, EGFV_Vit.rip_1.0, whole genome shotgun sequence genome:
- the LOC117930324 gene encoding pentatricopeptide repeat-containing protein At3g18970 — protein sequence MSNLHMRSLSRLAFDTLLHFKPNSIHHIKQLHAHLITNALSSPSLLAKLIHHYCAFSSPHCAYTFFIHLRSPNLFLFNTLIKCLPPRSSILVFADWVSREALVFDDFTYIFALGACARSPSLWEGRQIHARILKQGVWSNVLVQTTAIHFYANNNDVALARLVFDEMRKRSSVTWNAMITGYCSQRGKVVCYARDALVLFRAMLVDACGVKPTDTTMVCVLSAASQLGVLETGVGVHGYIEKTVLAPANDVFVGTGLVEMYSKCGCLGSALCIFGGMKERNVLTWTAMITGLARHGRGKEALELLDEMVAYGVKPNAVTFTSLFSACCHAGLVEEGLQLFHSMRSKFGVTPGIQHYGCIVDLLGRAGHLKEAYDFVRGMSVEPDAILWRSLLSACKVHRDVVMGEEVGKLLLQLQPQQSFADLVAASEDFIALSNVYASAERWEDVETVREAMKVKGIETKPGCSSVQTSG from the coding sequence ATGTCCAATCTTCACATGCGCTCTCTTTCAAGGCTAGCATTTGATACGCTCTTACACTTCAAACCAAACTCCATTCACCATATCAAACAGCTTCACGCCCACTTGATCACGAATGCTCTCAGTTCACCCTCTCTTCTCGCCAAACTCATCCACCATTACTGCGCTTTCTCATCTCCGCACTGCGCATACACATTCTTCATACACTTGCGCTCTCCAAACCTCTTTCTCTTCAATACTTTGATCAAATGCCTCCCACCCAGGAGCTCTATTCTCGTTTTTGCCGACTGGGTCTCTCGGGAAGCCTTGGTTTTCGATGATTTCACCTACATTTTCGCTCTTGGAGCTTGCGCTCGGTCACCGTCTTTGTGGGAAGGGAGGCAGATACATGCCCGGATACTGAAACAAGGTGTTTGGTCCAATGTTTTGGTGCAAACTACGGCCATACATTTCTATGCAAACAATAACGATGTGGCTTTGGCAAGGCTTGTTTTCGATGAAATGCGTAAGAGAAGTAGTGTTACATGGAATGCGATGATAACAGGATACTGCTCCCAAAGAGGAAAAGTTGTATGCTATGCACGCGATGCGTTGGTGCTGTTTCGGGCCATGTTGGTCGATGCTTGTGGCGTAAAACCGACGGATACTACTATGGTTTGTGTTCTCTCCGCGGCTTCTCAATTGGGTGTGCTTGAAACCGGTGTTGGTGTGCATGGTTATATAGAGAAGACGGTGTTGGCTCCTGCGAACGATGTTTTTGTTGGTACTGGGCTTGTTGAAATGTACTCCAAATGCGGGTGTTTGGGCAGTGCTCTGTGCATTTTTGGGGGAATGAAGGAAAGGAATGTCTTGACTTGGACGGCGATGATAACTGGGCTAGCCAGACATGGGAGAGGGAAAGAAGCATTAGAACTTTTGGACGAGATGGTGGCCTATGGTGTGAAGCCTAATGCAGTGACTTTCACTAGCTTGTTTTCTGCTTGTTGCCATGCTGGGCTTGTGGAGGAAGGCCTTCAGTTGTTCCACAGCATGCGGAGTAAGTTCGGAGTGACGCCTGGAATTCAACATTACGGCTGCATAGTTGACCTTCTTGGCCGCGCTGGGCATCTGAAGGAAGCCTACGATTTTGTAAGGGGAATGTCAGTGGAACCCGACGCCATCTTGTGGAGGAGTTTGCTAAGTGCATGCAAAGTTCATAGGGATGTTGTGATGGGTGAGGAGGTTGGGAAGCTGCTTCTGCAGCTCCAGCCACAGCAAAGTTTTGCTGATTTGGTAGCTGCTAGTGAAGACTTTATAGCATTGTCGAATGTTTATGCTTCTGCAGAAAGGTGGGAGGATGTGGAGACGGTGAGAGAGGCAATGAAGGTTAAGGGGATAGAAACTAAACCTGGCTGCAGTTCAGTTCAAACCAGTGGCTAA